Proteins co-encoded in one Gouania willdenowi chromosome 1, fGouWil2.1, whole genome shotgun sequence genomic window:
- the nfam1 gene encoding NFAT activation molecule 1 has protein sequence MQTQRIWLFLVIFSCITVIFLPCTCSGLNTPEMILESTVFMAFKGGELTIKCVLRKPINQTKDFLRCFNPSNAEIFRVPIPETGSIETTTKLELKLTNLVTSGEYHCQYKTVKESWFLRVRAEGYRMPPIPNYPEFITMAIITGFLLLFSVVGSVYVFRGHWRNTNRDDSGKKQTKENQQNPEEEEYNVDVTGAQSTSFYASLDSRPRSVYDVLDCSDANKEPSKNKLKPKKSELLNTVQPNIEQPDEGVFESVYENI, from the exons ATGCAGACTCAAAGAATTTGGCTTTTTCTCGTTATCTTTTCTTGCATAACTGTGATTTTTCTCCCCTGTACGTGCTCAGGCTTGAACACACCAG AAATGATACTGGAGAGCACAGTGTTTATGGCCTTCAAAGGCGGAGAGCTCACTATTAAATGTGTTCTCAGGAAACCAATAAACCAAACTAAAGATTTCCTGAGGTGCTTTAATCCATCAAATGCTGAGATATTCAGGGTTCCCATCCCTGAAACAGGTAGCATAGAGACAACAACCAAACTGGAATTGAAGTTGACAAACCTGGTAACTTCAGGAGAATATCATTGCCAGTATAAAACGGTGAAAGAGTCCTGGTTTCTTCGAGTGAGAG CTGAAGGCTACAGAATGCCACCGATCCCCAATTACCCAGAGTTTATCACCATGGCCATCATCACTGGTTTTCTGCTGCTCTTCAGTGTGGTTGGTTCGGTGTATGTCTTCAGAGGACATTGG AGGAATACCAATCGTGATGACTCTGGAAAAAAGCAGACAAAGGAAAATCAGCAAAACCCAGAGGAAGAGGAGTATAATGTGGATGTAACGGGGGCTCAGTCTACGTCTTTTTATGCT AGTCTTGATTCCCGGCCCAGGTCTGTTTATGACGTGTTGGACTGCTCAGATGCCAACAAAGAGCCAAGCAAGAACAAACTGAAACCCAAGAAAAGTGAACTTCTGAACACG GTGCAACCAAACATAGAACAGCCAGATGAAGGTGTTTTTGAGTCTGTTTATGAGAACATCTGA
- the f8a gene encoding factor VIII intron 22 protein — protein sequence MAAEGDFLARYRAVSNKLKKRFLRKPNVAEASEQFGQLAKELKQQDCLQYAAFCNLAMARCEQTLFNAPGEALALTDAARLFLSSEKENRALQAPGFDEHLQAALNCYSFAIKVYIEMNQPVMAASLCLELGNALKEMNRPGEAIVHFQRAAELQTQTPIEALLSMGEMATCKILTRDYDGALSVFTEMQLMCQERGLQLPGTTTPVGAFLDIVAKCEISRVLLLMLLEPPPQKLLPEHAQTLERYAWESFDPHGQVTFLPENVFLLLQSVVMACQEKDTESLKSLQTELWPFLTAEQNHLLHLVVQERITPSGQGI from the exons ATGGCTGCAGAGGGAGACTTTTTAGCAAGATATCGAGCTGTATCCAACAAGCTGAAAAA GCGTTTTCTACGAAAGCCTAATGTAGCGGAGGCCAGTGAGCAGTTTG GTCAGTTGGCCAAAGAGCTGAAGCAGCAGGACTGTCTTCAGTATGCAGCCTTCTGCAACCTGGCCATGGCTCG ATGTGAGCAGACTCTGTTCAACGCTCCTGGGGAGGCCCTGGCTTTAACTGATGCCGCCCGCCTCTTCCTCTCGTCTGAGAAGGAGAACCGAGCCTTGCAGGCACCGGGCTTTGACGAGCACCTTCAGGCGGCTCTCAACTGTTATAGTTTTGCCATCAAG GTGTACATTGAGATGAACCAGCCTGTGATGGCAGCCAGTCTGTGTTTGGAGCTTGGAAACGCACTTAAG GAGATGAACAGGCCGGGCGAGGCCATTGTTCACTTTCAAAGAGCCGCAGAGTTACAAACTCAGACACCAATTGAAGCCCTGCTGTCCATGGGTGAAATGGCAACTTGTAAAATCCTCACCC GGGACTACGACGGTGCATTGTCAGTATTTACAGAGATGCAGCTCATGTGCCAGGAGAGAGGCCTGCAGCTACCAGGCACAACCACCCCTGTCG GAGCTTTTCTGGACATTGTGGCCAAATGTGAGATATCCAGAGTGCTGCTGCTCATGTTACTTGAG CCTCCTCCTCAGAAGTTGTTACCAGAACATGCTCAGACACTGGAACGCTATGCCTGGGAGTCCTTTGACCCTCACGGCCAGG TGACCTTCCTTCCAGAGAACGTCTTCCTGCTTCTGCAGTCAGTCGTA ATGGCGTGTCAGGAAAAAGATACAGAGTCCCTCAAGTCCCTTCAGACtgagctctg GCCATTTTTAACAGCCGAGCAGAACCACCTACTCCACCTGGTGGTGCAGGAGCGCATCACGCCGTCTGGTCAAGGCATTTAA
- the LOC114462949 gene encoding epithelial membrane protein 1, with protein sequence MLMLGGIVVLHVTTIILLLVATIDNAWWVTDTVSTDLWGKWVLTNSVWHYTNLKDYPEEYLQTVQATSVLACIFSILALFVFVAQLFTLPKGQRFTFTGILQLIACLCIMIAAAIYTAELHAEDTQGGYGHSYILAWISFVFTFLLAIVYLVLRKKSE encoded by the exons ATGTTGATGCTGGGTGGAATCGTTGTTCTGCACGTCACGACCATCATCCTACTGCTGGTGGCCACCATTGATAAT GCCTGGTGGGTCACTGACACAGTGTCCACTGACCTGTGGGGCAAGTGGGTGCTGACAAACTCAGTGTGGCATTACACCAACCTGAAGGACTATCCAGAAG AATACCTCCAGACCGTGCAGGCCACTTCTGTGCTGGCCTGTATTTTCTCCATCCtggctttgtttgtgtttgttgctCAGCTGTTCACCTTGCCCAAAGGCCAGAGGTTCACATTCACTGGCATTTTACAGCTAATCGCCT GCCTGTGTATAATGATTGCTGCTGCCATCTACACGGCTGAGCTCCATGCTGAAGACACACAGGGAGGTTACGGACACTCCTACATCCTGGCATGGATCTCTTTTGTCTTCACCTTCCTCTTAGCAATCGTCTACCTTGTCCTGCGGAAGAAGAGTGAGTGa
- the LOC114462957 gene encoding extensin-like, translated as MHSLEVAEPHGARGTPTPRHSGSPARLVQGGLPHRNRERLRSRETHTRTSTGPHGPTIPQASPTPAPPPHTNASSIVPPPTEATPDHPRTDTRHPPIPVQPGGQRAQGHQPHPAQGSTVPHQTVASYQADGRRPLSERPNPKTHP; from the coding sequence ATGCACAGCCTCGAGGTAGCAGAGCCCCACGGAGCACGAGGCACCCCCACCCCCAGGCACAGCGGGTCACCAGCCAGGCTGGTCCAAGGCGGCCTACCCCATCGCAACAGGGAGCGGCTGCGCAGCAGAGAAACCCACACCAGGACCAGTACAGGCCCGCACGGCCCCACGATACCACAAGCATCCCCAACCCCGGCACCGCCACCCCACACCAATGCCTCCAGCATAGTTCCCCCACCCACAGAGGCCACCCCCGACCACCCACGCACtgacacgagacaccccccgaTACCGGTACAGCCCGGTGgacagcgggcccaaggccaccagccccaccccgcccaaggcaGCACGGTGCCACACCAAACCGTGGCCAGCTACCAAGCAGACGGCAGGAGACCACTCTCTGAGAGGCCCAACCCAAAGACCCACCCCTAA